ATCGccattataaatggacctcaacgtctccaacatccaaatgaaactcacgttgttctcatgatccattaaaccccatgcaatggtaaacgtgtttttgtccgaagtgcgacaagcaatgttcaacaacgacatgttatatttgtttgtcttgtatgtggcatctatcaacaaaatttgatgaaaataCTGAGCTAATTTTATCATTTCGgtatgtgccaagaaaatacgtaccactttaccatccttttcttccgttCTCAACGTGTAGTCGTGTAACTCAGCTAACCActgcgattgttgcatgaccgttctaccatcccattccgtccttttgatcgtatctagggacgacttaattgtagacaaagaagacaagttgtcggggtcgtcctcctttattttacttaagatcgcactcgccttTTGGatacgcatagacctcaccgtctccaTTTCATGTGGTTTTAACTTCGCAACCATCACATGTCCAATAAGAGTATCCgtatcatcatggttgtgacaaccattaGCAACTTTAGACATTTTCCACTCTTTACTTTCCTTACCATAGGGATTacagaagacaatcttaaatgggcatccaatCTTCTTTGTATGAGTTCGGTACTTCTTCCTCTGCGTCTTCCTTACATACTTATTATTCTTTCCCTCATGACTCTTTTTCTTACCACTTCACTCACACACCATTTCAAACCCAACGTCCTTCACACAAGGGttctgaactaccacgcacatattctcttttgccttgttcacaaGCCAtacctttgcctccttcttacttccaaatatctaaatgcgcatataacaaaacaaaaataataagcataaccatgtaACATACATGAttggaaaaataaaagattattCATGaccataccaaatcgtttgcatagcgtAGGGAAGTATCCGACCTCAAATAATAATCGTCATTAACCGCTACAATCGCCTACGCATCATAAGAACAAGTTGTTGATTAATAATCGGAAGATAGTTTAGAGACAACACACCCTATTATAGATTAATCGGGTACCATTAGGACACAGACCGACCGATTATAGATTAATCGGTAGCCTATTACGACGATAAGCTACCGATTAACGAAATATACAAATGAACAATTTTCCTGTAAAGAAAACTTCAATAATCGGAGGTAAAAGTAATTCATAAATTATGAAATATCAAGAATCACAAATATTTCATTTTTGGAGAATTTCGTATTTGGGGCGAAGTTTTACAATCGGACGTTTCTGGATGTATAAAACTTCCGATAGTGAGAAATTGAAgctttcaatttggggattttttccaTATTCGGCAGATTATTACATCAATAGATATCCAATTtccaataatcggtagatatggtactaaattaactaccgaatatatgtcgttcatggcattcaatgcatgcataCATCGAATTTTCACGTTCAAAAACACACACAAACGCACATAACATGGATAACTTGGGTATTAGAGTTTGATAACAACATACATGTACGTttgatgcatcgttagcttcgatCTCGGGTGATTCTCCATATTCTTCCATGAAATCGTCGTCGTCTAGGGTTTCATCTCCattaaagtttggatcattcaacatataccccaaattgtCGTCTCTAAACGGTAGCGAACCTTGAACTTCAAAAACTTCACGTTCTTTTTCGTACCCATCCATGTTTATGGAAGTTGGAAACAATCGGAAGTTGGCGACATAtaccccttcttcttctttttttcttcttcttcttctctcactcAATCGGAAGATATCTCACAATGACCCAAAAACAATTTCCAAATACTAATATATAGACCCCAGACTACCGATTACAGGATTACACTTCCGATTATTTGTATAATCGGGAACTTTATAAGTTGTATATCCTACCGATTATAGCAGATTTTAAAATTCACGAGCCACATGGTTATGCCTGGCTCTGTACCCTCTAAACCTATGGATTTTGGCAAAGGTTGGATTTGGGGCTTCTTATAATCGGACGGTAAGAAGTAATATATCCTACCGATTAggctagatttcaaaattcattacatgaaggatttttgaaaaaactcattttggggcaacttataatcggaagGTTGTGGAACATATTAAACTTCTGATTACcgatgcatccaaaacacgaaccaaatgGTTGTGGCTGGCTGTTTACACTCAAAATCTATGGAATTTGGCAAGGGTTCGATTtggggctccttataatcggtaggttgttaagatGTACAAACTTCCGATTATAACAGGTTCCAAAATTCATTacgtgaaggattttagaaaaaactcattttggggcaacttataatcggtaggttttgtaacctatttagtttccgattatggctacatccaCAACTTAAGCCAAGTGGTTATGGTTGGCTCTGCACCCCTCAgaacctatggaatttggccaAGGTTGAATATGGGGCTCCTTATAATCAGTAGTCTTACACGTTGGATAACGTACCGATTATACAAGGGATTATTAGCCGAAGTATCTacactataatcggtaggtatagtttcaattcaacctactgattcacctctaacctaccgattatggtgtagGCTCCCAATTATATGAGGACATATTGGCCATTTCGAAACATCAGAAATAAGGGGTAGCTTAGAattacgtttgggtgaccttttttgtcttttaatGTCGCCCCTAATTTTTTTTGGGTCGCCCCTGAAAATGTCACGTTTTTTATTCAAATGATTTGAGTACTTAAAAGAGAGACCATGATTTGCGTGTAGATACCAAGAGTGGATAAAgaatagaaaaaaagaagaaaaaaaaaactttcataaAGATTGTTTACATGAAAAATTCAAGCGGAGACAAACATGGGGAACGAACTCATTGTGCGGGTTAGGAAAAGACGAGACATGAGAATGATCATCTTGTTGTGCACTTGTGCTTCCCTCTCCAACTATTTCGAGAGTAGAAGTTGGCTAGTGACGGGTCTTGGGAATGGACTCGTAGCCAACCCGGTTCGTAACGACACATCCCAAATTGGAGTCTtgcaaagaataaattaaatttgtgCGAATTTTAAAATCCTCGTGTCAGCTGACGAATTAATCCATCATCATTCCTCCACATAACTTCCCACTCCTTAGTTTTCTCTCTGACTTTGCCTTTCTGTAAAGTGGTGGTGGATAGAGAAAAAGCTATGGCAGCATTTTCTGCGAATATTATCTGTCAAACTAAAACTTTCATTCCTTCATCTCCTATTCTCAAATTCCGAAACCCAAAATTCGTCTCCAAATCTGCATATATACGTTCTTACTATCTCCATAATCAAATTCATCGGAATTCTGTTTCCATGTCTGCCGCCAACGTTGCCTCTGACGTCGAGGTTCAACAAAACCTCCCTAATTCCACCACTCCCGGTAAGTGTTCCACTTTCTCTCAttcattttctgttttttttagcTTAATTTTGAACCTGGAATCTGATTGAACACTTAATTTGACTGATTCGAGTTTTAAAAGATTAGACCATAATTCGCAGTAACCCATGAAAGATTGTATTTGTCAGCGAGATTGTTTAACTTGATGTGCAAATCAAAGATTATGACTGTTTTGTTATAACCAAAAATTGCAGCATGGGAAGAATTTGCTAGAAATGTGTCAGGAGAATGGGATGGGCACGGTGCAGATTTCACAAAAGAAGGCGAGCCAATTGAACTACCTGAAAACGTGGTGCCGGATGCCTATAGAGAGTGGGAGGTTCGAGTTTTCGATTGGGTAACGCAATGCCCTACGCTCGCTGAGTCAGATAAGTCTGCTCTTTTTTATAAGTTGATACACCTACTTCCCACTGTTGGATGTGAAGCTGATGCTGCAACCAGACATACCGTTGATGAGAGACATATAGGAGGTGTGGATAACAAAGTTTCAGCATTTGCATATAACTCAAGTGGATGTTATGTAGCTGTCTGGCCAAAGGAAAATAAGGGTGTCAGTTTACTTGAATTAGAACATTGCTTGGTTGATCCTCAAAATCGAGAGGTGCGTGTTAGGATAGTTCAAGTTGTTCGGATAGACGGGACAGCATTGTCATTGTCGAAAATCAAAGTTTTCCGTGAACAATGGTATGGGCCATTTAGAAATGGGGAATCTTTAGGTGGATGTTCTATACGTGATGCCGCATTTGCTAAAACGGATGTCATCAAAGGGTCAGAAGTTATGGGTACATGGAAAAGTTCAAAATGTGTAGCCAGTTTTCAGAGTTCCGAAACTGTAAGAGTCATTCTCCTAACTCCCGTATACTCTTCAACATTTCTGATTTAATAATTCACTAGTTATCATGGTCTAAATATTGGATTCAAAGCTAATGTTTAGTTGTTTCAGAATTTTTTCCAAGAACTTGCTGGAGAAAAGAACCAACAATCAGTAAGAGATGAGCAAAATCTTGTACTGCTTCCCAAACAGTTATGGTGTTCATTCAAAGAAACAGGAAACGGAGAAACTTGTGCAGAAGTAGGATGGTTATTAGAGCAAGGACGTGCAATCACATCAAGGTGTATTCTCTCAGAAGACGCAAAGTTGCAGGCAAGTTGATGCCCGTAGATTGTAGCCAGTCTTACATGACGCATCTGTATATGATAGTCGTTAGATACTTTTAACCTGGTGACTTTTGTTTTATCAGAATTACTTCTTTTTTGCAGGGAATTGCAGTTGGACAAGAACATGCAATGTTGGAGAACAGCCAGTAAAAATCCAATGTGTGAGCTCACAGGAATTCAACTGTATTTGTATTGGTAGTATATTTACATCAATAAATAGTTGTGTTGTTAGATCATAACACCATGTTGTACTAGAGAAAATTTGAAATAATGAGAAGAAAATGTTTTACATGTATCTGTATGGGTAGGTATATTTACATCACGGATTGAATAATGATCACAGTAGATAGTACCTCGTGTTACTGGGGTGTTCTTTTCTTATTTAGATTCGCATCTTAACATCTGTCGAGTGAATCCATTAGTGTGGAAGTATTATGGGATAAATAAtagatggaggcacatttcattGAATAAACTCGCGGATAATAAAAATTGTCAGATTGTATTGTGCATCAGTAGATTATAAAAATATTGTGTGCCtgtaaattttatatacatagaGTATatgtcaatcttttttttttaataagaaaagagAATTCATTAATAACTGTAGCAAATTACAGTTAACTTTATATACATAGAGTAACTTTTAAAGGTTGATTGTGCTACTGGTTGCCtgtaaattttatatacataaaGTATATGTCAATCAACTCGAAAATTACAGGTTGATTGTGCTACAGGTAAATTATACATGTACCGGAGTATAGGAATCACCACAAAGTGCTTAGACAAAAGCTGTAGCAAATTATAGGTACAGCTACCAACGCATCAACTGGGATCTTCAAGGCAACAGGCGCTGAAGAAGCGGTAGCTGTAGCCGTGCTCAAAGCTTCACAGTGGGCAAAGGTGGAAGGATCCAGAAGGCAATTGTCAAAGAATAATAGACTATGCAACCGCAATACAGAACTGAGTAAATTAGCAGAATCAAGCAACTTTGAAGGAAGCAATGAGAACTTTGCAGTTTCTGGAATTTGGGTATTCTCTTCACTCAGAGAAAAAGAAATATGGTGGCAGACAAGGTGgcaaaaaaaggaaggaaaagcaCTCTTGATCAGATTTGCAACAACAGCATGCCTAATGTCATAAATTCTGCTTTAATGATGGATAAAAACTCAATTTTCATTTCtaatttaatttcaatttcaatttccgaGCCAACTGAACTGTTGGATGATACCACTGTTTTAGCACCACTGCTATGACAGGGAATAGTCAGCTCCTTCCTCCTTGTACCTTGCTTTGGTTTTTAATAGAAGttccaataaaaaaaataataataatctgtCACTGCATAAAATGTGATGCCTGGTGCGAAGGTTATCAAGGCATAAAAAAAAGTTCTAATTCTAAAAGCAGGTTACTATATGGTACGCTGATTCTTTCAAGTCCACTTTGTGTACAAGTGTCATCAAGGCATCACTGAGTTACTTCTTCACTACATGGTTCTGATTACTAACCGATAGCAGGGTAGTAGTGCAAATATCTAGTGAACCAACTAAACTACATGTTAAGAGTTTTTGCAGATTTAATGCAAAGCATGTAGTCAACCTGCAATCCCTAAAATCTCTTCTTTTTTTAAAGAAAGCCCAGCTAATTACATAATTGGAACATGTTTACAATCACGGTAACCTATTTCTGTTGATCGCGAAGGATACAAATCACAAATTACAACAATGCAAATAAAACTTCAAACGTCAAacagcaggcaaacactttaagTTGGAGACTGGAGATACATGTTACTTTCAAAATCATTTACCAACACAAGCTGGGGTGAAGTTCTCAGAATCAAATCTCCATCTCCAAAATTGTTGAAAATACACCTGCAAGGCTTCAAAGCTAGTGAGGAACCAAGGCTGCATCTCTAAAGCTACTTCTCTGAATCTTCTGTTCTAGCCTTGTTTTACACGACCTGTCGTAACCACATACAGAAGATGAGCAAAACACAACACGCACCATCCATTTAATACACACACGCTTTACTTTTCTATTTGACTGTTCTATTCATTATTTTACTAATCAATGTAGAACCATTGACTGTTAATCTGTATCATATGACACCAATTTTGAGTGGAGGAGAGCAAAGGTGCAAGTaaaagcagaaaataacaaataccTGTACACCATGTACGCATGATATGTTGTTAGAGGGCCCCAGGAGCATCTCTCATGCTTATATTCACACTGTTTCGCATGGTTCTTCGTCCAATTCCAGCAGATCCCTTTGTCATCATAGCCACAAACTCACCATAATCGATCCTACCATCCTGATACATTAACAACATTTAACAAAAATGAAGGATCGCCTAAAAATGATGTATGAACAGTAATCAAGCCTAAGTTGAAAAGCCCAATGATTTTTCAATACATACATTATCTTGATCAACTTCTTTAATGATATCCTCAAGAAGAACGTCAGTCATGTTATGCTCCACACAAGCTTGCTGGAGTTCGTCAACTGTAATATAACCACTACCGTCTTTGTCAAAATAAGCGAATGCTGCAACCAAGTGTTCCTCACGTTCCAGCTTGTTAAGATGTACAGTTGCAGCAATGAATTCCCCATAATCGATAGTCCCGCTGTTGTCTACATCTGCCTGAAGTGCATATGATAGAATCAGTTCACATACATGGAAATCATAACATTGTATTTCACAACCAGCTCAACAGGAAAAACATACTGCATCCATCAGATCACGGATCTCCCACTCCTTCAAGTTAGAGCCATATTTTTTCAAACCCGCTTTGAGTTCATCAAATGTAATTGCACCACTGTTATCAGTATCCATTGCCTTAAACATCTCCTTTAACCCAGCAATCTCTTCCTCTGATAAACTTTCAGCTATAACCTGATAACCAGTAGAAAAGTATCAGAAAACATACTTACGCCTTGGCAAACAGTAATAGTTACTTTTAAGTAGGTAAAATTATTAGCAGAAAGGAGGAGCATCCAAACatggagagaaaaaaatatcCTATAGAAAAATTAAGGTTGAAGTGTTCTTCATATAAATTCAGATTATTATTAGTATGATAAATAGTGCTGGTCGATGTGGTTACCATCTCAGCCCCTAATTAGTTAAATGCATTCCGAAAAATCAACAAGTTAATTGTCCATGCCACAAACCTACATTTTGCCATGGAAAATATATGAAATTGTACTTACTCTCAAAGccatcttcttcaatttattcATTGCAGAGAATTGCTTCAAACGGGAGAGGACAGCTGGATCCAGTGAACGATCAGGAGCCACACCATTCTCGCATATCCAAGGATGGCCTGGGTTCAGCACAAAACATTAGGTCATCAGTATGAAGATGATAGAACTTCAAGCAACCATCTTAACCAGATATTGACCCTCGCTCAATAACAGGAAGAGGCGGCAGCTTCCACGGTCTTGTGGAAGAATTAAGTAATTAACAAAATTTGTGGGAAAGAACAAATGCTATTCTCTTCAGCTGGTTTAGAAGCAGAGAAATCACGCTACTATTGCAGACCTTGGTTCTTTTGTCAGGTTTTAGATAAAAACTGAAACATTATAGTAAGGAATTTAAAAGTAATTTCATCATTTTGAGTTGTTACAAAGTGCAGGGCACGGGACTACAAAGTTCAACAAACCCAATGCAATCCCCCACAAAGTTTAGCCTATTAATAAACCAAAAAAGAATAAACAGGTGGAAGGGGATTTGCGGACATACATAATACTTGATGAGCCGTCAGGCGATCAGATGGCTTAGAGCAAAGCATCTTCCGGATAAGGTCTTTGGCACTGTCTGAAATCACAGGCCATGGGTCTGAATCGAAGTCAATCTCTCCCTTCAATACAGCATCGAATATCCCTTGCTGCGTTTCTGAACTCAAAACATTTAAAAAGAATCTTTAGTACAACAGGCACTAGTCATGACTTTTTGCGCATACAAGGTGGGAGAGAATGGACATGTACCTGCCCAGAAAGGTGGTACACCACTAAGCAATATGTAGAGAATGACTCCAGCTGTCCACACATCTGCTTCTGGCCCATAATGTTTACAGAGAACCTCGGGAGCAACATAATATGGGCTTCCAACAACATCAGTGAAGATCTGACCTGAAATAACAACTCATAGTTAGAGCTGCACAAACACAATAACTCCAATTGAACTTTAAAAAACAGAATTGAGAAGCATTTATAGAAAGTAGTTGCTTAAGACAGGTCATTTCATTTAAACAAAGAAGTTATGATAAGGTAGACTATTAAATTTTTGTCTAATTCACAGAAGACTCAAATAAGATTAGATGATTATACCTGGTTTGAAGAAGACTGAGAGCCCGAAATCAATAGCTTTAAGAGAGAAATCATCATCCTTGTTAATTAACAAGAAATTTTCTGGTTTTAAATCTCTATGCATAACCCCAAGTGAGTGACAAGCTTCAACAACTCCCACAATAATCTTTGTCAACTCAGCTGCCTTTCTCTCACTGTAATGCCCTCTCTGAATAATCCGATCAAACAGTTCACCACCAGCACACAACTCCATCACAATATGGACATACAACGGATCTTCATAAGCACCCTTAATCGACACAATGTTCTTGTGACCTGACAAATGGTGCATTATCTGAATCTCTCTTCTAACATCCTCCACATCTTCTTTGGAAATCAACTTCCTCTTAGATATAGATTTGCAAGCATATTCATGACCAGTACCATTCTCAACACACAAATAAGTAGTACCAAATTGACCTTGCCCTAATTTACGGCCTAACGTGTAAAGATCACGAATATTAGCAGTCTGATGACCCAAAACATAATAAGCATGATTTTCCATTCCTCTTCTCATGCTGTTATCCTTTCTTGGACTAAAAACAGACAATTTACTACTTTTCTTAGGACAATCTTTCCCGGATTCTTCAGAAATCAATTGAGTGTTCAATCTAGTTGGCGAATAATCAGAATTGTTGGAATGTTCAGAAGTATTTCGTTTGGAATGATCTACCGGCTCGTTCTGGACTTCTACTAATTTACTTCCTAAAGATCCACGGCATGAATTGCCCATGAAACAAAAAGTAAACCACTAAAACAACCTTACAATCTTTTCCTCATTCAAGGAAAAGATTTATCTCGTAAAACTAGCTAAAACCAACTAAACCTGCAAAATCTTGAAGTTCAAAAcgaataaataatcaaaatcttGAAAAAGAAATCCAAAAGTAAAACAGAAAACAGAGGAAGATATAGACAGAGATCTTACCAGAGCTGAGAATGAGTGAAGAGTGGTGGTGGAAGATCTAATTAAAGGGGATTCAAAGGATGTTTCATGGTTATTTcctgtttttagaagaagaagtagtaaagaaagaagaagtttattttgttttcttttttattaattcttgattttagggtttttttttctttgctgtCGTAGAAGAAACCAAACGAGAACACAGACAAACGTTGTGCTGACCAGCTATTtgtccttcatattttttttgaataCGTGTATCGTTTTGTTCACTTACTTAGCACAGGTGATCAACACCCACCAGACTCTAGCCTTTCAATACTCAAAGTCAACGGTATCGCACCGTAGGATTAGGTTTGGTTAGTTCACTTACCTTTACAAATGGGCTTTGATAGCTCAAGTTACTTTGGATGTCTAATCATGCAGCAAAAGTTCGATACTTTTCGATCCAAAGTCACTCATGCGATGCGGATTATTACAACTGTGGGACCCATATAGAATGAATTTTGATAGGCTTGGCTTTAGATTCTTTGTCATTATGTTTTTAGTCTCAAGTTGATGTTGGAGATAGTTTGCATTTCGGAACTCTTACTGGCGGGTTTTGGATCTTCTGTTGTGATTCGAGGACTCGGGAAGTTGAATTTATGATGGAGTGGAGTTGGACTGTTGGGAGTGAAAGTGATTAAGTGAGGTTGGTGCATATTTATTAGCACTAAAGTTAGTACTAATGCTAGCTGCAATGGAGTAAAAGTTTAAGCAAAAAGACTGATGCATCTTTATGGAATATCTAATTTTATCTTTGTATATATAATTGTTGTTTAGCTAATTATGATTCTAGTATATCAACATAGGTCCAATATTTTAAGAGAACATTATTATTATACCCAAGGGCCAAAGTTCTCAATGTCTCTCTAAATTATCTGTCGTGGtttacatttatttttatttatttcttgatGCAAAGGAAAAATTCATTAATTGGTTGTAAGGGTGCAGTCCCTTGCCAGTAGAGTAAATATTTTCTCAGGGAAATTATTTGTGAGATCTAAATTAATGGTTGTTTTTCTCGTAGATTTAGAAATTGTATGAGCCACCTGATTATCATCTCTGCTTCCATAAGAAAAACGACATGtagaaaaacttgaacttaaatGTTTAATCTCTTTAAGCAAATTTTTATTCTCCCATCATTTGAGGAGATCATTGCTTGTTATTGACTGAATAACCAGTTTCGCATCGGCTTCTATATGAATCTGTGTGAATTGCTTCTCTTTAGCCCACGTAAGAGCTTCACGTATTGCCATGCATTCTCCCATTTCCGGACTTAGAATTCCATCTGTGTAGCATCCTTTAATTCCTTCGCATGAACCTGTGTGTGAACGCAAGACAATATCAATACCAAGTTGATTAGTGTCATGATTAAAAGAGGCGTCTACGTTAAATTTTAAAGTATCATGCATTGGAGGTTGCCAATGAGAAACTCTATATGTATTGTTAAGATGCATATGAGCAGAATGGTCAGCTAGATGAGACTGCAGGTGATAATGAATCCTATGCATAGAATCAAAAGGGTTTAGACTCCCAGGACTACCGCGTcgcacctatctttccatattatCCATGCACTTATCATCATAGTGTATAGTAATTTTTCGTCAGCTATACCATTATTGTTTATAAACCAACTTTCCACCCACTGTGAAACACTTATTCCTCTACTGTGAACTTCATCCACATTAATATTCATCAATCTCCAGACTTTGCGAGCATGACTGCAGCTGAATAACAAATGCTCCATTGATTCCACATTATGACCACATATTGCACACTGTGAATCAATGCTTTCATTATGCAAACTCAGCTTAGATCTTGTAGAATGTGTTTCATGTATACATTTCTAAGCAAATAGCTTTATTCTGTGAGCAGTTCTTGTTTTCCAGAAATTTTTCCAGACCTTGTCTTGACTCAATCTACCACCATCATAAACTTCAGTGCTACTCAAGGTGAGTTTTTTGTAAGCACTCTTGACCGAAAATTTACCGTCTGTGGATGGCATCCAGATCATAATATCTTCCTTTGAGGTATCAAGAAATAAGCTTTGAACCTTTTGTGTGGTGTTAGGATCAAACAAATTGTTGACAAGATCCACATTCCAGTTATTAGTGTTAGGCAATATCAGCTCTTCAACATCTTGGTAGAATCTGTGTAGATCCTTAATAGGTGAAGGAGGTGTTGCTAAACTTGGAATCCACTTG
This DNA window, taken from Papaver somniferum cultivar HN1 chromosome 3, ASM357369v1, whole genome shotgun sequence, encodes the following:
- the LOC113357003 gene encoding uncharacterized protein LOC113357003, with translation MAAFSANIICQTKTFIPSSPILKFRNPKFVSKSAYIRSYYLHNQIHRNSVSMSAANVASDVEVQQNLPNSTTPAWEEFARNVSGEWDGHGADFTKEGEPIELPENVVPDAYREWEVRVFDWVTQCPTLAESDKSALFYKLIHLLPTVGCEADAATRHTVDERHIGGVDNKVSAFAYNSSGCYVAVWPKENKGVSLLELEHCLVDPQNREVRVRIVQVVRIDGTALSLSKIKVFREQWYGPFRNGESLGGCSIRDAAFAKTDVIKGSEVMGTWKSSKCVASFQSSETNFFQELAGEKNQQSVRDEQNLVLLPKQLWCSFKETGNGETCAEVGWLLEQGRAITSRCILSEDAKLQGIAVGQEHAMLENSQ
- the LOC113357002 gene encoding calcium-dependent protein kinase 26-like, whose protein sequence is MGNSCRGSLGSKLVEVQNEPVDHSKRNTSEHSNNSDYSPTRLNTQLISEESGKDCPKKSSKLSVFSPRKDNSMRRGMENHAYYVLGHQTANIRDLYTLGRKLGQGQFGTTYLCVENGTGHEYACKSISKRKLISKEDVEDVRREIQIMHHLSGHKNIVSIKGAYEDPLYVHIVMELCAGGELFDRIIQRGHYSERKAAELTKIIVGVVEACHSLGVMHRDLKPENFLLINKDDDFSLKAIDFGLSVFFKPGQIFTDVVGSPYYVAPEVLCKHYGPEADVWTAGVILYILLSGVPPFWAETQQGIFDAVLKGEIDFDSDPWPVISDSAKDLIRKMLCSKPSDRLTAHQVLCHPWICENGVAPDRSLDPAVLSRLKQFSAMNKLKKMALRVIAESLSEEEIAGLKEMFKAMDTDNSGAITFDELKAGLKKYGSNLKEWEIRDLMDAADVDNSGTIDYGEFIAATVHLNKLEREEHLVAAFAYFDKDGSGYITVDELQQACVEHNMTDVLLEDIIKEVDQDNDGRIDYGEFVAMMTKGSAGIGRRTMRNSVNISMRDAPGAL